The following are from one region of the Corylus avellana chromosome ca1, CavTom2PMs-1.0 genome:
- the LOC132173277 gene encoding LEAF RUST 10 DISEASE-RESISTANCE LOCUS RECEPTOR-LIKE PROTEIN KINASE-like 1.1 — MASVFLFVFFVLSYLLLLNSAEEAVKYTQKCPPFHCGLLGNIHFPFTSKSKPECGVFKVDCQDDHDKPSTIQLEDDGREYEVRSISLDNTIFINDTQLGEHFKSKKCESLTNLTSSSYSFISFEIAKLSQTFFKCKRTLNISPPTDFKNMSCNGYNIYYSNSSDSFPSSPSGCSIIQLPKKESPRNGPLPDDDNLFGLLSGDFELRVRVSDECTRCHNRGGQCKARDNGKFDCDGADKENHAKQLAIGLGETSLQSNFLLEKCYTLSTFLFLLVFVAMFIFFADIIHLVTTDSLCPICQLEVVSMGHALWSCPASQDVWLAYMRRIQKTTSEDDDFLNIFEKLLGRLEEDEINLVACVVRQIWLRRNMMVFEGVFPHR, encoded by the exons ATGGCTTCTGTCTTTCTATTCGTTTTCTTTGTTCTCTCATATCTCCTGCTGCTCAACTCCGCTGAAGAAGCAGTGAAATACACCCAAAAATGTCCACCCTTTCACTGTGGACTTCTGGGCAATATTCACTTTCCATTCACCAGTAAGTCAAAGCCAGAATGCGGTGTTTTCAAAGTAGATTGTCAAGATGATCATGATAAGCCTTCAACGATCCAACTGGAGGACGATGGAAGAGAATATGAAGTTAGAAGCATCTCTCTGGATAACACCATATTTATCAATGACACACAGCTTGGGGAGCACTtcaaatccaaaaaatgcgAATCCTTGACCAATTTGACTTCTTCCAGCTATTCCTTCATCTCTTTTGAAATAGCCAAACTCAGTCAGACCTTTTTCAAATGCAAACGCACTCTCAATATTTCTCCCCCTacagattttaaaaatatgagcTGCAATGGCTATAATATCTACTATAGTAATTCAAGCGATAGTTTTCCCAGTTCTCCCTCTGGATGTTCAATTATTCAGCTCCCAAAGAAGGAGAGCCCCCGTAATGGTCCGTTGCCAGATGATGATAACCTGTTTGGACTTTTAAGCGGTGATTTCGAACTTCGAGTGCGTGTCTCCGATGAATGTACAAGATGTCATAACAGAGGAGGTCAATGTAAGGCACGCGACAACGGAAAATTTGATTGTGACGGTGCAGATAAAG AGAACCACGCAAAGCAATTGGCGATAGGATTAGGTGAGACATCTCTTCAATCAAATTTCTTGTTGGAAAAATGTTACACACTCTCAA catttctcttcttgttgGTATTTGTTGCCATGTTCATATTCTTTGCCGATATTATTCATCTG GTGACGACAGACTCTTTATGTCCAATATGCCAGCTTGAAGTGGTATCAATGGGGCATGCTTTGTGGAGCTGCCCAGCATCACAAGATGTTTGGTTAGCTTATATGAGACGAATTCAGAAGACAACCAGTGAAGATGATGATTTTCTCAACATTTTTGAGAAGCTGCTGGGTCGTCTGGAGGAGGATGAAATAAACCTGGTAGCGTGTGTTGTCAGGCAAATATGGCTGAGGAGGAATATGATGGTGTTTGAAGGTGTCTTTCCTCACCGATGA
- the LOC132173123 gene encoding LEAF RUST 10 DISEASE-RESISTANCE LOCUS RECEPTOR-LIKE PROTEIN KINASE-like 2.4 — protein MEAAEQAELAIRRPTQTYGPKPRVVWKAPPTGMLKCNWDVVVDAGGRKMAARIVFETHEGEVIVAKCFLKPYIKDLQIAEAVAAWKVADLIWQLWLTDIILEGDSLAVVQVLHTTLFAGIGVVMVLIYCLIKRKFSSNQIIYFWKKKSLNHKTVQDFLRNHGPLTIKRYSYSDIKKITNFFRDKLGEGGFGGVYKGKLKDGCLVAVKVLKESRGNGEEFINEVASISRTSHVNIVSLMGFCFEGSKRALIYEFMPNGSLEKFIYNKSPSKSARRLEWETLYNIAIGIARGLEYLHRGCSTRILHFDIKPHNILLDENFSPKISDFGLAKIYSQYYRFMKEAITADIIS, from the exons ATGGAGGCAGCAGAACAAGCGGAACTAGCTATACGTCGACCAACGCAGACGTATGGACCAAAACCACGAGTAGTCTGGAAGGCACCACCTACAGGGATGCTAAAGTGTAATTGGGATGTTGTTGTCGATGCAGGAGGACGGAAGATGGCAGCAAGAATTGTCTTCGAAACCCATGAAGGAGAAGTTATTGTAGCCAAATGCTTTCTAAAACCTTACATAAAGGATCTTCAAATTGCTGAGGCAGTAGCAGCTTGGAAAGTAGCAGATCTTATTTGGCAGCTGTGGCTCACGGACATCATTTTAGAAGGCGACTCTCTTGCGGTGGTACAGGTTCTCCATA CCACTTTATTTGCTGGAATTGGAGTTGTGATGGTTCTAATCTACTGCTTGATCAAGAGAAAGTTCTCATCcaatcaaattatttatttttggaaaaagaaaagtctaAACCATAAGACTGTCCAAGACTTTCTAAGAAATCATGGACCTCTTACTATTAAAAGATACAGTTATTCAGATATCAAGAAAATAACCAACTTCTTTAGAGATAAATTAGGCGAAGGGGGCTTTGGTGGTGTCTACAAGGGAAAGTTAAAAGATGGATGTCTTGTGGCAGTGAAGGTTTTGAAGGAATCTAGAGGTAATGGAGAGGAATTCATTAATGAGGTTGCAAGCATTAGTAGGACCTCCCATGTCAACATTGTCTCTCTTATGGGCTTTTGCTTTGAGGGTTCTAAAAGAGCCCTCATCTATGAGTTTATGCCCAACGGATCTCTAGAGAAGTTCATATATAACAAAAGTCCTTCAAAGTCTGCTCGACGATTGGAATGGGAGACATTATACAACATTGCAATTGGCATTGCTCGAGGATTAGAGTACTTACATAGAGGTTGCAGCACAAGGATCTTACATTTCGATATAAAGCCCCACAATATTCTTTTGGATGAGAACTTCAGcccaaaaatttctgattttggtctTGCAAAAATAT acTCACAATATTATAGATTCATGAAGGAAGCTATCACGGCAGATATCATCTCATAG
- the LOC132172936 gene encoding PR5-like receptor kinase, whose protein sequence is MVLICCLIKRNFSSNQIIYFWKKKSLNHKTVQDFLRNHGHLAIKRYSYSDIKKMTNFFRDKLGEGGFGGVYKGKLKDGCLVAVKVLKESRGNGEEFINEVASISRTSHVNIVSLMGFCFEGSKRALIYEFMPNGSLEKFIYNKSPSKVARRLEWETLYNIAIGIARGLEYLHRGCSTRILHLDIKPHNILLDENFSPKISDFGLAKICTREESIISTLGTRGTAGYIAPEVFCRNIGGVSHKADVYSYGMMVFEIVGGRRNIDVKIDRTSEIFFPHWIYKRLEQNEDLGLQGLMNEEDYKSARKMIILSLWCIQTDPLIRPPMSTVVNMLEGSLESLQVPPKPYLSSPSRSPEDSSTMVSTQCDSIMPSNASFL, encoded by the coding sequence ATGGTTCTAATCTGCTGCTTGATCAAGAGAAACTTCTCATCcaatcaaataatttatttttggaaaaagaaaagtctaAACCATAAGACTGTCCAAGACTTTCTAAGAAATCATGGACATCTTGCTATTAAAAGATACAGTTATTCAGATATCAAGAAAATGACCAACTTCTTTAGAGATAAATTAGGCGAAGGGGGCTTTGGTGGTGTCTATAAGGGAAAGTTAAAAGATGGATGTCTTGTGGCAGTTAAGGTTTTGAAGGAATCTAGAGGTAATGGAGAGGAATTCATTAATGAGGTTGCAAGCATTAGTAGGACCTCCCATGTCAACATTGTCTCTCTTATGGGCTTTTGCTTTGAAGGTTCTAAAAGAGCCCTCATCTATGAGTTTATGCCCAACGGATCTCTAGAGAAGTTCATATATAACAAAAGTCCTTCAAAGGTTGCTCGTCGATTGGAATGGGAGACATTATACAACATTGCAATTGGCATTGCTCGAGGATTAGAGTACTTACATAGAGGTTGCAGCACAAGGATCTTACATTTAGATATAAAGCCTCACAATATTCTTTTGGATGAGAACTTCAGCCCAAAGATttctgattttggccttgcaaaAATATGCACAAGAGAAGAGAGTATTATATCAACGTTGGGTACGAGAGGAACTGCGGGATATATAGCTCCAGAAGTATTTTGTAGAAATATTGGAGGGGTCTCTCACAAGGCAGATGTTTATAGCTACGGAATGATGGTTTTTGAAATTGTTGGAGGAAGAAGGAATATAGATGTCAAAATTGATCGTACcagtgaaatattttttccgCATTGGATTTACAAGCGTCTTGAACAAAATGAAGATCTAGGGCTGCAGGGCCTGATGAATGAAGAGGATTACAAAAGTGCAAGGAAGATGATAATATTGAGTTTGTGGTGCATACAGACTGACCCTTTAATCCGGCCACCAATGAGCACAGTTGTGAACATGTTAGAAGGGAGTCTTGAATCCTTACAAGTACCACCCAAACCTTACTTGTCTTCACCATCACGATCACCGGAAGATTCTTCAACAATGGTGTCAACACAGTGTGATTCTATAATGCCTTCAAATGCATCTTTTCTTTAA
- the LOC132174737 gene encoding PR5-like receptor kinase, translating to MVLIYCLIKRKFSSNQIIYFWKKKSLNHKTVQDFLRNHGPLTIKRYSYSDIKKMTNFFRDKLGEGGFGGVYKGKLKDGCLVAVKVLKESRGNGEEFINEVASISRTSHVNIVSLMGFCFEGSKRAVIYEFMPNGSLEKFIYNKSPSKFARRLEWETLYNVAIGIARGLEYLHRGCSTRILHFDIKPHNILLDENFSPKISDFGLAKICTREESIISMLGARGTAGYIAPEVFCRNFGGVSHKADVYSYGMMVFEIVGGKRNINVEIDRTSEIFFPHWIYKRLEKNEDLGLQGLMNEDDYKSARKMIIVSLWCIQTDPLSRPPMSKVVNMLEGSLESLQVPPKPYLSSPSRSPEDSSTMVSTQCDSIMPSNASFL from the coding sequence ATGGTTCTAATCTACTGCTTGATCAAGAGAAAGTTCTCATCcaatcaaattatttatttttggaaaaagaaaagtctaAACCATAAGACTGTCCAAGACTTTCTAAGAAATCATGGACCTCTTACTATTAAAAGATACAGTTATTCAGATATCAAGAAAATGACCAACTTCTTTAGAGATAAATTAGGCGAAGGGGGCTTTGGTGGTGTCTACAAGGGAAAGTTAAAAGATGGATGTCTTGTGGCAGTGAAGGTTTTGAAGGAATCTAGAGGTAATGGAGAGGAATTCATTAATGAGGTTGCAAGCATTAGTAGGACCTCCCATGTCAACATTGTCTCTCTTATGGGCTTTTGCTTTGAGGGTTCTAAAAGAGCCGTCATCTATGAGTTTATGCCCAACGGATCTCTAGAAAAGTTCATATATAACAAAAGTCCTTCAAAGTTTGCTCGACGATTGGAATGGGAGACATTATACAACGTTGCAATTGGCATTGCTCGAGGATTAGAGTACTTACATAGAGGTTGCAGCACAAGGATCTTACATTTCGATATAAAGCCTCACAATATTCTTTTGGATGAGAACTTCAGcccaaaaatttctgattttgggcTTGCAAAAATATGCACAAGAGAAGAGAGTATTATATCAATGTTGGGTGCGAGAGGAACTGCGGGATACATCGCTCCGGAAGTATTTTGTAGAAATTTTGGAGGTGTCTCTCACAAAGCAGATGTTTATAGTTACGGAATGATGGTTTTTGAAATTGTTGGAGGAAAAAGGAATATAAATGTTGAGATTGACCGTACcagtgaaatattttttccgCATTGGATTTACAAGcgtcttgaaaaaaatgaagatctAGGACTGCAGGGCCTTATGAATGAAGATGATTACAAAAGTGCAAGGAAGATGATAATAGTGAGTTTGTGGTGTATACAGACTGACCCTTTAAGCCGGCCACCAATGAGCAAAGTTGTGAATATGTTAGAAGGGAGTCTTGAATCCTTACAAGTACCACCTAAGCCTTACTTGTCTTCGCCATCACGATCACCGGAAGATTCTTCAACAATGGTGTCAACACAATGTGATTCTATAATGCCTTCAAATGCATCTTTTCTTTAA